A region from the Tsuneonella mangrovi genome encodes:
- the phhA gene encoding phenylalanine 4-monooxygenase, giving the protein MPADVFTAPLKRPSHVGEDWLEPAQTRYSAQDHAIWNDLYDRQMDVLPGHASAAFLAGLQKLPLGSHGVPDFNELSEELGHLTGWSVVPVPMLIPDHVFFWHLANRRFPAGNFIRSRETFDYIQEPDVFHDVFGHVPMLADPVYADYMQEYGRAGWKAMRYNRLKALGALYWYTVEFGLILENGEVRAYGAGILSGPTEAVFSTAARSPNRIMLNVDRVMRTDYVISDLQPTYFVIESFEDLYRQTVERDFDRLYQNLPPAFTYANSAVIDVDDVLNRGTQEYLLRGGRGSGAKPV; this is encoded by the coding sequence ATGCCGGCGGATGTCTTTACTGCGCCGCTCAAGCGGCCATCGCATGTCGGCGAAGACTGGCTCGAACCCGCGCAGACGCGTTATTCGGCGCAAGACCACGCGATCTGGAACGATCTCTACGATCGGCAGATGGATGTGCTGCCCGGACATGCGAGTGCGGCGTTCCTTGCCGGCCTGCAGAAACTCCCGCTCGGCAGCCACGGCGTTCCCGATTTCAACGAACTTTCGGAAGAGCTTGGCCACCTGACCGGGTGGAGCGTCGTCCCCGTACCGATGCTGATCCCCGACCACGTGTTCTTCTGGCACTTGGCCAACCGCAGGTTCCCTGCCGGGAATTTCATCCGTTCGCGCGAGACCTTCGACTACATCCAGGAGCCGGACGTATTCCACGACGTGTTCGGCCATGTGCCGATGCTCGCCGATCCGGTCTATGCCGACTACATGCAGGAATACGGCCGCGCCGGATGGAAGGCGATGCGCTACAACCGGCTCAAGGCACTGGGCGCGCTCTATTGGTACACGGTCGAATTCGGCCTGATCCTCGAGAACGGCGAAGTCCGCGCCTACGGTGCGGGGATCCTGTCCGGGCCGACCGAGGCCGTGTTTTCGACCGCCGCGCGGAGCCCCAACCGGATCATGCTCAACGTCGATCGGGTGATGCGCACCGACTACGTCATCAGCGACCTGCAGCCGACTTACTTCGTGATCGAAAGTTTCGAGGATCTCTATCGCCAGACGGTCGAGCGCGATTTCGACCGGCTCTATCAGAACCTGCCGCCCGCGTTCACTTATGCCAATTCGGCTGTGATCGATGTCGATGACGTGCTCAACCGGGGAACGCAGGAGTACCTTCTGCGCGGCGGTCGCGGGAGTGGTGCGAAACCGGTCTGA
- a CDS encoding undecaprenyl-diphosphate phosphatase yields MGLIITAIILGIVEGLTEFLPVSSTGHLILTTALLGADPQQWALFNVVIQLGAILAVIYQYWGTFWAAGMGVLRGESEGLRFARNILVAFLPSAVIGLALKDYIDIMLASPMIVPWALIVGGIAIIAIERSVNPQGTQEVADLKVSTVLGIGFAQCLAMVPGVSRSGATIMGALAMGVNRKTAAEFSFFLAVPTMIGATFLELVTKHSELSAGATLVGWREIAIGFVVSFIVALFVIRLFVAYVSRHGFTPFAWYRIVVGAAAIAWLTLG; encoded by the coding sequence ATGGGTCTGATCATCACCGCCATCATCCTCGGTATCGTCGAGGGGCTGACCGAATTCCTGCCCGTCTCGTCGACCGGCCACCTGATCCTCACCACCGCATTGCTCGGTGCCGACCCGCAGCAATGGGCACTGTTCAACGTGGTGATCCAGCTCGGCGCGATCCTCGCAGTAATTTATCAGTATTGGGGCACGTTCTGGGCCGCGGGAATGGGCGTGTTGCGCGGCGAGAGCGAAGGTTTGCGGTTCGCCCGCAATATCCTGGTGGCGTTCCTGCCGTCGGCAGTGATCGGCCTCGCGCTGAAAGACTACATCGACATCATGCTCGCCAGCCCGATGATCGTGCCGTGGGCGTTGATCGTTGGCGGCATTGCGATCATTGCGATCGAGCGCTCGGTGAACCCGCAAGGGACGCAGGAAGTCGCCGACCTCAAGGTTTCGACCGTGCTCGGGATAGGGTTTGCCCAGTGTCTCGCGATGGTCCCCGGTGTCAGCCGATCGGGTGCAACGATCATGGGCGCGCTGGCCATGGGCGTTAACCGCAAGACGGCGGCGGAATTCTCGTTCTTCCTCGCAGTACCGACAATGATCGGCGCGACGTTCCTCGAACTGGTCACGAAACATAGCGAATTGTCTGCAGGTGCGACGCTGGTAGGCTGGCGTGAAATCGCAATCGGCTTCGTGGTCAGCTTCATTGTCGCGCTGTTCGTAATCCGGTTGTTCGTGGCCTATGTCAGCCGCCACGGATTCACTCCGTTCGCGTGGTACCGCATCGTGGTCGGGGCAGCCGCGATTGCCTGGCTGACGCTCGGCTGA
- a CDS encoding GlsB/YeaQ/YmgE family stress response membrane protein: MGVLVLLAVGAVLGWLASILARADDQAGILINVGLGLIAALVIGDLANSGSILLGLTPMALVAAFCGAIALLTGFNLLRDSMNGRAG; the protein is encoded by the coding sequence ATGGGTGTGCTGGTTTTGCTCGCAGTCGGTGCGGTCCTCGGTTGGCTGGCATCAATTCTCGCACGTGCTGACGATCAGGCAGGAATCCTGATCAACGTAGGTCTCGGGCTGATCGCTGCGCTGGTAATCGGCGACCTGGCCAACTCCGGCTCGATCCTGCTCGGCCTGACCCCGATGGCATTGGTGGCGGCATTCTGCGGCGCCATTGCCTTGCTCACCGGGTTCAACCTGCTACGCGATTCGATGAACGGGCGGGCGGGCTAG